A segment of the Vicugna pacos chromosome 25, VicPac4, whole genome shotgun sequence genome:
CTCTGAAGACCTTTGGTGTGGGGAGCCTCTCCTATGAGCTTTGGGCAGAAAGGGGAGGTGGAGTGGCCACGCCTGGTGAGAGAGGCCGGGCTCCATGCAGAGAAAGCCGTCATTTCCCCCAGTGCCCACCTGGCTCCCCGTGGCTGTCCTGGAGGTCACCCTCAGGAACTTCCCAGAGAGAATCAAAGTGCTGGCCCTGGACCCCTCGGCAGAGAGGAGTCTCTGCGCATCCTCCCCAGGAAACCATCCTTTAGAACGTGGGGATCTTCAGATTGGACCTGTCTCctgtctccccacctcctcccagcctgGGACAGCAGTGAGGGGGTTCTCCCCACCCGAGACGGGTCCTGAGATTTGCTCTGCAGCCCTGGCAGGGCTTGGCGACCTTGCTGAGTAGATGCTGCCAAATGTTGGGGTGCAAGAGGCTCAAGGGGCACCTGggcacacccctggggctggCCCTCAAAGTTCCCAGAACCGAACGGCTCTGGCAAGAAGCTGGGACAGGACACGGAGAGGCGTGCTCTGGCGCATCAGTCCTTGACACTTCACAGCGTCATCTCCCCTTGAATATCCGGATTTTGTCGATGGATGCCAAGGTGGCCGTCACGTTGGACTCAAAGTCCCCGTCGTGTACCCCGGTCTTTCGAAAAGCTCCTGCCGTTGGGTTGTTCTCCCAGTAGTGGTGCCAGTTCCCTTTGCTGTCTGCCCCGAAGCCGTACAAATCCACCTGCGGGGCCAAAGCAAAGGTGAGGACCGGAGAGCACGGCTGCAGGGGGAACCGCTAGGAAAGGGAGCCCGCAGGCACCCCCAGAATCCGTAAACACCCCTCCTAAGGATACATATCGGCGCTTCTCTAGGGCCCTGGTACCCCTGGGGGCGTGGTGAAGCAAAGGCAAGTTAAGTAAAAGTCAAGTCCAATGCCGGGAGGCACATGGGAGGCTACTGCGTGCGGGTGGCCCGGAAGGTGCTGGGTCCATctttggggaggtacaacctcttCTCCAACGCTCGAGGAGCGGGGCTTTGAAGCCCAGCAGCTGCCCCAGCCTCAACTTTGCCTCTCATTGGTACACCTTGCAAGTGTCAaaccacttctctgagcctcattttcctcatctggaaaatggggccaAGAGTGATGACCACAGTGAGGTGGGTAGTAAGTGCTGATCCTTCTCCTCCCTTAGACTAAGATCCATCTGGCCCAGGGGTCCTCAAAGCCCAGCAGGCAGGATGGGGGGGACTTCCTTTCAAGGGACGAGCATTTGCTGAGCCCTTATTCTGTGCCAAGTGCTGCATTAAATCCATCAGCGCTCAGGCGGCCGCTGGGGAAATTTGGGCTCCGGGAGTCAGGCCTTAGCCCTTGAGCTTCTCACCTATGAAAAGAACCAACTGGGCTACCTGGACGGACAGGGGCCAAGGCCAGGGCTcccacagggctggggagggaggagccagAGGCCAGAGAGGGCAGAGGGAGCTCGTCCGAGCAGGTGGCATTTGAGTCGGGTCTTGGAAAGTAAGTGCAGGATGCCCGGGGAGAGACATGGGGTAGGGCTCTCAGGGAGGGCGAGCTGCGTGGGCTGCCGCATGGCGGTCAGGCCTCAGGGCTGGGGACCCACCAGGGGCAGGAGACAGATCTGCGGCAAGTGCAGCCTTTCCAGTAAATGCCAGTGTGGACCCAGGCCCACCCCAgagcaggagggaagagaggtCACAGCAGACGGGAGGTCGGGGTTAGGTGGGGGGGTAAGAGGGAGGCATGGTTTGGGGGTGGGACACCCAGGTTTGGGGCTGAAGGACAGGAGATGTTGGCAGAACTACAGGGCCAGAGATGGTGGGTGGGACTTGCTACCCACCCCCCAACACTGCCCTGGGATTTCCAACTTTGagcctggtggggtgggggcgggaatGGGCTGTACGTGAGAAGAAGGGACATCTGAGTGTCCTGCCTGAACCCAGGGCCCGGGAGGAAGTGGGGTGCCTTGTGGCCAGGTGCCTGATACCCAGGTGCGGCGAGCACCCTAGATTGTCCGTGGAAACCCGGGCACAGCCTGGCCAACAGCGAGGCGAGTCCACAATGCAAAACACACGCTGGGCAAGATCACTGGTTCTCAGCCTTGGTGAACAGTGGAACCCCTGGTGGCAGTGGACTGGGCTGTGGCCAGGGGCTGGAATTTAGCCCCACAGATGATTTTAATGTGCAGCTGAGATTGAAACCACAGCCCCAGACAGCTCCATTATCATCTGCTCCTTCATTGTGCCCCCAGATCTGAGCTTCCACCCGTAAGACCCGGCTCTGCAGTGAGAGGTCGCAGAGAAGGAGCACACCGTCACTCTTTGAAGCATTCTACTCGGGGGGCATTGCAAGCCCCACGGTAGAGATGGGATCCGAGCTTCCAGAGGAGATGGGCTCTGCTGGGGCTTGGAGTGAGGATGGAGGTCAGCCTGACTGCAGCCGCTCTCGCCGCCTCCCCTGGCAACACAGGATGAGGCGCTCCCGTCCCCGGGGGGCCAGTGGGCGTACCTCATCACAGATATGCAGCGAGAAGATGACCGAGAGGATGCCGGTGGACGGGTACCGTCCGTGGCCCTGCAGCCAGTTGTCGAAGACGTACTTGATGAAGGCCGGGTGGTAAATCAGGATCTGCGGGAGGGGAGGACACGCACCGAGTAAGGTGGTTGGCACAGGATACCAAGCACGTATTCAGTGCCGCACATGGCTGTGGCCATGGGGGACCCAGCCGTGAATGGAACTAACACCCCTGCACTGGAGGGGCTACATTCTAGTGGGAAAGAATGGACGGTACCCGAAATCATGAAGAGATGGAGGATGCTAGAAAAGGTGGGACTACGGAGAGaaacaaagcagagaaaggtGATGAAGCAGTGGAGTGAGAAGGCTCGCTGACAAGGTAACATTTGAATTACAATCAGAGGCCTGGGAACCAGACATGAGGCTACAGGAGGAGGTTCCAGGGAACAGCATGAGCTGGGGACAAGGACGCTCCTGTCACATGGCAAGAAAAGACACACCGAGGTACCCGTTCTGCCTGATGTGGGCCTGAATGAACTCCAGCCCTTAAAATGACCCCACATGCTAGCTTTTCCTCTCCTTgtgttacaggtgaggaaaccaaggatcagagaggctaagtgacgtGCTTactgtcacacagccagcaaatgGAGGTCATCAGCTCCAGCCACATGATGAACTAGCTGTGTGTCTCTGGGCGAGTAACCCAACCACTCTGAACCTGACCTCTCCACCTTCCCATGACAGTGTGTGCAAAGGTCTGGTGTGATGGACACTTTACTTCCTTcatccctctgccctctgcctgtgTCTTAGCCAACCCTGTACCAGGGCCCATTGGGaagatggagagatggagagacgGGAGGCGAGGTCTGGTTCTGAGATGCTCACACAGTacggcagtggttctcaaactgcaTCAGCATCCCAAGGGCCTGGTAAAAACCGGGGTTTCTGATCCAGCAGATCTGGGGTGGGCCTGAGGACGTGCATTGGTGGTAAGCTCTCGGGTGGAGCTGTTAGTCCAGGGTCCCCACCTGGGGAACCTCTCCAGGGTTTGTCTCTCCACTCTCCAGGTTGAGGGCCACCACCTTCACCAGCCCCGGCCCCGGGGCTCTCCACAGCCAGATTCTGGCAGAGCGGGGAGATGTCACTGTCATCACGCAGAGCTTTAGAAACCGAGCCTGAGCTCAGCGGACAGGGCACCTGAGCCTCGACTCACCTTATCCTTTTTCACTTTGATCTTCGTGGGGACAGGAACGTAGGTGCTGGAGGAGAACAAGGAGCGGGTGGTTAACGTGGGGAGGGGCCGGCGGCCTGGGCAGCAGCTCTGGGGGCGAGGCTGGAGAGGCAGATGGGGCGAGACTCCACCTCCTCAGCACTGGCCCAACATAGACACCAGAGGGCGATCGTGACTAACTTGAGGACCTTCTGCTGTTTTATGCCACCTTCTCCCAGAAGGTTAAGAAGGGGGATGGCTCCAAGCCCTCGCCTCTGCAGGAGCACAGCACCCATCCCCCGGCTGATCAGGCCCACGACGGCCCCCTTTCCATCTGCAAGATTGCACGTGCCTCCAAGATGAAGGAATAAATGCCCAGCCACCTGGCCTCCCATTGCATCTAACAATTCTCACTCTAGAGCCCATGGGACCCAGTGGAAGGACACCTGGCCTGGCCCAGCTCTTCCCCTGTCCATGCCCacctccctctctgcccttctcctgaGAGCACAGCCCCCCCAGTTTCCTGCACCTGAATCCCCCAGGCTTCCAACCGGGCTTCAGACAAGGGGGCTTTTGGCCATCCAGACAGTGAAGCCCCTGCTCTTCAGGCTGGAATGGGCCAGCCTGGCTCTGAATAGAGGCCAAGCCTCCATGTCTCCCTGAGGACGGAGGTAATGAGAAGGACTATGGTGAATTCAGGGAGACACGTGCCAATGTCGAGCACAGTGCCCGGAACACAACAGAAGACATGAGCTCCCTGATGCTCCAGGCAGCATGGTGACTCCTGCCAGAGCCCATGTGCTACACACCCCAACTCCCCACTGGGCCCCCAACCAAGTCGGGGCTATTTTGGCAGGGTGAGAAGCTGGAGGGCTGTCCTCATTGCGGGGGCGCTGCAGAGATTAGGGAGGGGTCAGAACCAACACACACTGAGTCCTTTCCAGCGGGTCTCCCTTACCGAGGAGTTTCCAGGGTGTCTGGGTCTGGGAAGCAAACCTGGGGGGTCTATTCAGGGGGCAagtgaggagaaggaggaaggcgGGAGCTTGGGGTGCATTAGAATGATGGGAGGAGAGGGACCAAGAAGACCTGAGGTCTGGAGGTGGCCTCAGGGTAGtgaggctctgccttccaggaggaggcttggggaggggaggtgttTCGGTGGAGGAACAGCACCGGCATGGCTGGGCTGGGGGGAACAGCATAGCAGGATGCTCAGAGGCCCCCACTCAACAAGGAGGAGCAGCGGGCGCCCCGAGGGGACTTACTGGGAGATGGTGCCCGTGGTGGTGGCGCTGATCACCCACTCCAGGTCGGTGGTCTTGAAGGGGACTAGGACCATGCTGACGTTCTCTGCGAGCTCCCGGAAGCTCTCAGGGTACACGAGGTGGTGGGTGGTCTTGCTCCCGACGTCGGCCTCAAACCCCGCAGTGGGGGCCTTGTTCATCCTGGGAGCGGAAGCGGGGGGACATGCATCACGCCATGGGCCCCGATCCTGAGGGTCAGCGGTAGCTCCGCGAGGCCGCGCGCGCGCGGCCTCAGCCCAGGCGCCCCTCTCACCGGCCCCAACTTCCACTCCTGTAAAACCGAGGCAACGAAGGCCCAGCTCAAAGGCTTTTGttacttttttctcatttatgatCTCAAGTCAGCCTACCCATCGCCACCAGCGATGACCTACCATGTGCGAGGCACTGTCCTAGCCCAGAGCCGCGCCGCGCTAGCCCTTAATGATAAGTGTCCAGTAGGTATTGTGTGGTCCTGTTTTTATGGTCGAAGAAATATGAGTGCCAAGAATCTGTGCCAGGACACAGAGTGAGCTCAGCCTGTCTGACTCTGAACCTGACTCTTCCCCCCTCACCGTGAGCACTCCCACTGGCTTCCAGGGACACCAAGGCTCCCAGAGGCCAGGTGAGTGGTCTAAAGACATAACGTCAGAGATCACAGAGACAGGTGACGATTCTAGAAGGTGCCTGGGTAGGGGGGGCCTGAGCTTCTCACCCTGGGGCGCTGTGGCCCTGGGCCGGGTGAGTGGTGGGGGTGACAGGACACCCGGGAGAGATGAAGGACGTCTTCCTGGGACATCTGTTACTTGGTGGCAGGGAAATATACTTTACTTTAAAAGTATACAGTTATATTACGGCCAAGATTGCAAACCAAGGATGGGTTTTAAAGATTACACAAGAGTCTTCAAGTTTATCTTGCCCTCTCACCAGGCCTCGCAATGCCAAGGTCCCAGCCCACCGGGGACCTCTGTGTACGGATTCCTCTCTGCGGGTCCATCTCCATCCTGCCAATTGCAGATGGGGAGACAGGCCCAGAGGGTGCAGTGGGGGTCCTGGGGTCCTCAGGTAAGTCCGGGCACACGCGGACTGGGGTCTTGACCCTGAGCCAAGATGCCCCACAGTTCTGGGGCTGGGGGCCAACGCTCACCTCAGCACGAAGTCGTGACTGTCTATCTGAGGCCCGTACCAGGAGCCCTTCAGGTTGCCCGAGTTGCCCACGACGGCACAGCGCCGGCAGCCCACCGACCTCTTCTCCAACAGGGGGTCCACGTTCCCAGGCACCACCTGGAAGAGCTCCTTGACAGTGTCGTTCAGGTTACTGGGCTGCTTCTCCCGCTGGAGCCTCTGTGGGCAGAGGATGAAGGACACAGGTCGGCCGAGCTGTGCGGACTCTGGTCCCTGCTGCTGGGCCCCTGGAGGTGGAGGCAGCTCGGACAGCCAGCACCCCAGCCAGGAACTCCAGGGCCGCTCAGGGAAATGGGAAAGCAGGagatattcattcattctgtacatgtttactgagcacctactatgtgctccgTACAGCTCTGGCCTCTTGAGGCAAGGAGACTGACTGGAGTGATTAAGCACGTGGGATTAGAGTTGGGTGACCCTCCAGGgcgcctccctgcctctgctcccctCGCCTTCCCGCCCCTCAGTTCCTGCAGCCCAGGACCACTGGGCTCCAGCCAGACCCAAGAATGAGCCCTCTGCCAGATGCACCAAGGCATCCGACGTTTGCCTAGCAAGTTGTTTTCATCCTTTACGACCACGCCAGAGGTCAGCTGCCCCAGGACCTCCCTGACCCACCAGGTGGGGACAAAGACAGGGTTTATCTGAGGGTGACCAGCCACCTGGTTGGCCCAGGACTGAGGGCTTTCCCTGGATGCAGGATTCTCAGAGCTAAAAACAGGACAAGTCGGTCATCTtactgaggccagccctgcacaCCCACATCGACCCACCACCCCAGGTGGAGCTCAGCCACGCTGCATGGCAACCACCTGCTGGCGCAGTGACACCCGGAGAGGTTTCCTAAGAAGTATCGCATCTGCCCATGTCCCACACCAGGGCTGTGTCACTTCGACTACAGGTGAGGAAGGATGCTCTGGGACCCAGGTGGGTTGAGCCACGTGTCCCAAATCCAAAGCAGGATTTGCAGCTGGGCTTTTATAAACCCACCCAGAGTTCCCCCCACAACACCACGCCTGCCTCACACCCTTGGAACCTTGACTTTCGGACAGCCCAGTCCCTGGGGTTGGGGCGGGGGAGGTGGCTGTAGCGTGAGTCCCACCAGTCACTCTCAGCCCCAGGAAAGGGGAGTggctgggagagaaaggagaagttaGTAGTTGCTTTGGCCATTGTCCAGGAGGTGAGTGGCAGGGGTACTGGTGTAGGGAGCTCCCTGGGCACCCAGGGCCTAGCCAGCAGGGAAGGAATCAGCACCCCCCAAAGACAGGCACCCCAGGAGACCCACACGGTCCTCTAGTTAAAACTGCTTCACTTCTCCTCTAGTCTCAGACACTGCGCATGCCAGGGGGACGCTACAGGCAGCAATACTAGGACCATAGACACAGTTCTGCTTATAAGCATCACACCAGGATGGTTATCAtaaaagaagaagggaaaacaaGCATTGGTGAGGCCCTGGAGGATCTGGAACCCTCACggtttgctggtgggaatgtaaaatggtgcagtccctGTGGAAAGCTGTTTGGTGGTTtctcagcaattccattcctaagtATTAAAAAGAACTGAAGTCAGGGTCATGAACAGGTGTCGGTTCTCCCAGGTTCATAGCCgcgttattcacaacagccaaaaggcgGAAAcatcccaagtgtccatcagtggatggatAGATAAGCAAAATGTAGAATGTACATATGATGCAATATCATTCAATTATAAAAAAGGAAGATTTCAGTCTATGCCACAAATGGATGAGTCTTGAAAAgacatatgctaagtgaaataggccaGACACGGAAGGACGCGTATTGTGTGACCCACTTACAGGAGGTACTAGAACCCCCAGATTCAGTGAGACAAAGTAGAACGGAGGTTGCTGGGGCTGAGTGAGTAGTGGAGGGGGGTTATGATTTAAGGGGTGTGGGGTTTTACTGGGGGAGATGGAAGTGCTGGGCATAGGCAGTGGTGATGGTCCTCCAATGTGGTGAATGCTCTTAATGCCACAGAATCGCACACTTATAAGTAGGGAAGGTGATAAATACtatgttgtgtatattttatcacaataagaTCAAAACAATATTCAGATTAAACACCTGCTTCTGATAAAATCTCCTGGGGCAGCTCCGGGCTCCTGAGTACCCCGGCCTGACAGCAGAGCGGGTCCTTTAACTGGAACGTGACCTGACTCTGCCTGTCACCAGCGAGGCAACCCCAGGAGGTACAAAAGGTACCAAAATATTTACATCCTCAAGGAGCTGTGGTGAAGGGGAGGCGAGCAGAGCTGGCACTTGGCGTGGGGTAGGAGGTGCTATCGTGTATTTGTGGGCTGAGCACAGACGTTCGGGCGGAAAGACGCCCGCAGTGGGCAGACACGAGGGCCAGGAGGCAGCAGGCTCCCTCTCCCTTTCAATGCTCCCCTGGGCTTCCTGAGTTTGGGGCAGGCGGAGAAGGGAACTCAACATTCTGCGGTCTCAAAACTGGAAACGCTGGCTGGAGGAGAAGGGACCCGCGTCCCGGCGTCTGGGGCAGAGACTGGAGGCAAGGGCCACAGGGTGGGCAGGCTGACAGAGGACCACAGGTCCAGCCCTTCCCTGGAGGAAGCACCACGTGAAGCCATCAATTGCCCTGCTTGCGGGGCGTGCTGGTGATTTGCAAGTCGACCTGACAGCGATCCCTTGTGATGCCTCCTGTCCTCCGATTCCTGCCGGAGCTCTCACCGGCACGGTCTCCTCTGCTAAGTGGAATTTTGATGCCCACGTAAGTGatgagaaatgtgaaactcaGAGAAGGATGAGAGCTTGGAACCCCGTGGTCCTCTCCTGACTCCTCTCGCCCCCTGGCCAGCTAGGGGCCCTGATATCAGACCTATTGTTGTTTCTCAAAGCCCTGGGGAAGGACTGAAGACTCCTATGAGCCTGGCTCAGCCACGGGCTCCACGCCAGGATCAGACAGAGGGGGAGGGGTCTGTGCCCAATGGGGTGATAGCCAGCATCACCCTCACGCTACAGGATGCCGGGGATTTCAGGTGCCTTGGGAGGCACCTAAGCTGTCAGCCTCCAGCTCCTCCCAGCTTCTTTCCTGGtctcccacccctttcctccctcccatgGGGTCTAGAGGGGCAGCTGTGGACAAGAAGATGGGGAAACAAGGG
Coding sequences within it:
- the ST3GAL1 gene encoding CMP-N-acetylneuraminate-beta-galactosamide-alpha-2,3-sialyltransferase 1; its protein translation is MAAPRKKTLKVLTFLVLFIFLTSFFLNYSHTMMTTIWFPKQMVIELSENLKRLMKYSNRPCTCARCIGQRKVSSWFDERFNWSMQPLLTAKNALLEEGTYSWWLRLQREKQPSNLNDTVKELFQVVPGNVDPLLEKRSVGCRRCAVVGNSGNLKGSWYGPQIDSHDFVLRMNKAPTAGFEADVGSKTTHHLVYPESFRELAENVSMVLVPFKTTDLEWVISATTTGTISHTYVPVPTKIKVKKDKILIYHPAFIKYVFDNWLQGHGRYPSTGILSVIFSLHICDEVDLYGFGADSKGNWHHYWENNPTAGAFRKTGVHDGDFESNVTATLASIDKIRIFKGR